A portion of the Lolium rigidum isolate FL_2022 chromosome 1, APGP_CSIRO_Lrig_0.1, whole genome shotgun sequence genome contains these proteins:
- the LOC124682741 gene encoding clavaminate synthase-like protein At3g21360, with translation MGEAAIDVAASYDDFFGVGECKGQVEIDGEQVPLVLTPASQEVSGNHEALVAALVANREWVEEKVVTNSAVLLRGFGVRDAVEFDAIVDTLGWPDIRYVGPAPRTHIHGRVWTANEGPLEEFIYYHHEMVLIKEFPGKVILFCEVPPPEGGETPFVPSFRVTERALKEFPEMVEELDAKGLRYTFTALSKDNTKSMRGRGWEDAFATTDKAVAEQRARALGMDVEWLPEERGVRTILGPRQLTRVFPGRKGRRMWFNTVVGMHGKELSSATFADGSEIPEDFVRRCGEIIEEESIQFRWEKGDVLILDNLATLHGRRPSGAPRRVLVATCK, from the exons ATGGGAGAAGCTGCAATTGATGTCGCGGCGTCTTACGACGACTTCTTCGGCGTGGGCGAGTGCAAGGGCCAAGTGGAGATCGACGGCGAGCAGGTGCCGCTTGTGCTGACACCGGCGAGCCAGGAGGTGAGCGGCAACCACGAGGCGCTGGTGGCGGCGCTGGTGGCCAACCGGGAGtgggtggaggagaaggtggtgaccAACAGCGCCGTGCTGCTGCGCGGCTTCGGCGTGCGCGACGCCGTGGAGTTCGACGCCATCGTGGACACGCTCGGGTGGCCGGACATCCGGTACGTCGGCCCCGCCCCGCGCACCCACATCCACGGCCGCGTCTGGACCGCCAACGAGGGCCCCCTCGAGGAGTTCATCTACTACCACCACGAGATGGTCCTC ATCAAGGAGTTCCCTGGGAAGGTGATCCTGTTCTGCGAGGTGCCGCCCCCGGAGGGCGGAGAGACGCCGTTTGTGCCGAGCTTCCGTGTGACGGAGCGCGCGCTCAAGGAGTTCCCGGAGATGGTGGAGGAGCTGGACGCCAAGGGTCTACGCTACACCTTCACGGCGCTGAGCAAGGACAACACCAAGTCCATGCGCGGGCGAGGGTGGGAGGACGCCTTCGCCACAACCGACAAGGCCGTCGCCGAGCAGAGGGCCCGCGCGCTGGGTATGGACGTGGAGTGGCTGCCGGAGGAACGCGGCGTGAGGACCATCCTGGGCCCGAGGCAGCTGACGCGCGTGTTCCCGGGCAGGAAGGGGCGGCGGATGTGGTTCAACACGGTGGTGGGGATGCACGGCAAGGAGCTCAGCTCCGCCACGTTCGCCGACGGGTCCGAGATCCCGGAGGACTTCGTGCGGCGGTGCGGCGAGATCATCGAGGAGGAGAGCATCCAGTTCCGGTGGGAGAAGGGCGACGTGCTCATCCTCGACAACCTCGCAACGCTCcacggccgccggccgtcgggGGCGCCCAGGAGGGTCCTCGTCGCCACTTGCAAGTGA